The DNA segment TTAGGATAAAGAATGGAGAGGAGGTGTACTTATGAGCAAACTCAACCCTCATCTACTTCTGGATCTGGAGAAAAACAACTATACCTGAGTTCTCCAATGATTGAGTTTCTCCAAACGAACTCTTATGTCAAACAAAGTGCTTCTTTGATACCTAAAATCTCCTAATATTCTTAAGGATGAGTTAGAGTATTGGGAGGAGGTAGGATGATTCTCATGATACTCTTTTTTCCTCACTTGATAATCACATATAGAACAAGCTATCACGCACCCTACTTTATTTTTAAGCTATAGGAAGAACTTTGTCAATCCAAACATTTCTAAATAAAAATTGCATTACGTAATGCTATTATGGATGATGTACCAAAGATTGGCATAACCGGAATGCCGAGTGTTGGAAAAACACAGACCCTGTTGAAGATCATTGAAAAAATTGAAAAAAGCGGATACAAAATCGAAGGGATGATTACAGAACCGGTGATTGAACATAAAAAACGGGTTGGTTTTTATGTTACTGATTGGCAGACCAAAGAGCGTGAAGTATTTGCTCATCTAGATTTTGATACAAAGGACAAAGTAAACAAATACGGTGTGAATGTTGCTGCGTTAGAAAAAATTGGTGTGACTGCAATTGAAAAAGCAATCAATAACCCTGAGTATGATATCATCATTATTGATGAGATTGGAAAAATGGAAATGCTCTCAGAAAAATTCTGTGAGATCGTTGTTGAAGCATTAGATTCAGATAAACCAATTATGGTAACATTGCATAAGAAATCTCGAACACCACTTCTACAGGACATCCGACGTCGTGACGATATACGTATTCTTGAAGTGACTCCTGTGAATCGAAATCTTCTTCCATATAAGATAGAGAAAATTCTTGCAGAAAAACTACCTCCGTTGTTTTAAGTATGTCTGTATCACTTCATCGTATTTCAGAGGGAACAACCGAAGTTTTTATTTATCCATCAAAAGGAACGGGAAAAGGTCCAGGAGTTAAAGAAAATCAACCATTTTATAATCCAACAATGGAGCGTAGTCGTGATCTTTCTGTGGTTTTTTTGCAGTGGTTTCTTACTCAGCAGAAAAAGCATGTTACCGTGCTTGATGGTCTTGCAGCATCAGGGATCCGTGGAGTAAGATTTGCCCATGAACTCACCGGTGATTTTTCAGTGGTAATCAATGATCATGACATTCAAGCATATACTCTCATTCAAAAAAATATTGAACATAATAAGCTCAACAATGCTGTTGCATATAATCAAAACCTTCGAGAACTCCTCATGAAGAATCGATTTCAGTATATTGATATCGATCCGTTTGGTTCTCCAATATATTATTTTGCCGATGCTGTACAAAGCTGTACTCATAACGGCGTGATTGCATGTACTGCGACAGATACTGCCCCCTTGTGTGGCGTGTACCCTAAGGTGTGTTTGAGGAGGTATGCTGCGCACCCATATCATTCGGTTGTGATGCATGAGATTGGATTACGAATCTTACTTGGTGCTCTCGGTCGTGATGCAGCACGGTATGATTGCGGGATTGAACCATTACTTTCGTATGCCGCAGATCATTATTTCCGGGCATATGTTCAGATAAAAAGAGGTAAACAATATGCCGATGCGACAATAGAACAGATCCAACCAGTTTCTGCTCGTTTGATTCCGATGAGCAAACTGAAGAATGATGGATCTGTTGGTCCATTATGGATGGGTGGCTTGGAGCACAAAAAAATAATAAGCCATCTAAGAACCGGTGTATTTGAACGAAACGTTCGAACAAAACACGAGCTGTGGAAGCTTTTATCAGTAC comes from the Candidatus Thermoplasmatota archaeon genome and includes:
- a CDS encoding NTPase; the encoded protein is MDDVPKIGITGMPSVGKTQTLLKIIEKIEKSGYKIEGMITEPVIEHKKRVGFYVTDWQTKEREVFAHLDFDTKDKVNKYGVNVAALEKIGVTAIEKAINNPEYDIIIIDEIGKMEMLSEKFCEIVVEALDSDKPIMVTLHKKSRTPLLQDIRRRDDIRILEVTPVNRNLLPYKIEKILAEKLPPLF
- a CDS encoding tRNA (guanine(10)-N(2))-dimethyltransferase; protein product: MSVSLHRISEGTTEVFIYPSKGTGKGPGVKENQPFYNPTMERSRDLSVVFLQWFLTQQKKHVTVLDGLAASGIRGVRFAHELTGDFSVVINDHDIQAYTLIQKNIEHNKLNNAVAYNQNLRELLMKNRFQYIDIDPFGSPIYYFADAVQSCTHNGVIACTATDTAPLCGVYPKVCLRRYAAHPYHSVVMHEIGLRILLGALGRDAARYDCGIEPLLSYAADHYFRAYVQIKRGKQYADATIEQIQPVSARLIPMSKLKNDGSVGPLWMGGLEHKKIISHLRTGVFERNVRTKHELWKLLSVLEEEAEMPPFFYTSSDLASSLKVSAPSMKTIVNYLYHRGFLVSRTHFHEVGFKTNAPYPVVKEVFIQQKR